AATCCAACCGTACATATTCTTCAACACCTGTAAACAACAAAGCCCCATTGGCTTCTCCCCACATTGATCAACAATGCTCTTCCCAGGACTCCATCAAACGCCATTTCGACCACGGCTTCCCTCAAAAGCCAAAAACCATTCGGTACCGTTTCAGCCAGCTCTGCAAAGAGGGCCAAATACATGTTGCCCGCCAACTGTTCGACTCAATTCCTCAACCAACTACGGTTCTCTGGAACGCGATTATCATTGGGTATATTTGCAACGACTTGCACCATGAAGCCATTGCTTTGTATTCCAAAATGATGAAGAGTTCCAGTCAGCACCAGCCTGATCCTTACACTTTCTCATCTGTTCTGAAAGCTTGCGCCGAAACCAAAGAGCTCAGAATAGGTAAAGCAGTTCATTGTCATATTTTGAGGTCGGGTATATACGCTGGTAGGATTGTCTATAACTCTCTTTTGAATATGTATGCCACTTGCCTGAGCAGTTTTGATGTTTTATATAGCTGTGACTTGGTGAAAAGGGTGTTTAGTACTATGCCTAAAAGAAATGTGGTTGCTTGGAACACCATGATTTCTTGGTATTTGAAAACAGAGAGACCTGTTGAAGGGCTAGTCCATTTTGTGATGATGTTGAAAATGGGTATAAAACCGACTCCTGTTAGTTTTGTTAATGTGTTTCCGGCCACTTCTAGAGTGATGGATGTTCAAATTGCTCATGTTCTTTATGGCATGGTTATTAAATTTGGGGATGAGTATGTTAATGATTTGTTTGTCGTGAGTTCAGCAATATATATGTATGCTGAGCTCGGTTGCCTTGCTGATGCTAGGAGGATTTTTGACCATTGCTTGGAGAGGAATATAGAGATTTGGAACTCTCTCATTGGTGGATGTGTTCAGAATAATTGTGCCATTGAAGCACTTCATCTTTTTCTCGAAGCACTAGAGGCACAAGATGATGTTGGAGTTGATGATGTGACTTTTCTTTCAGCGTTAACTGCAACATCACAATTGCAGAGTCTAGGTTTTGCTCAGCAGCTACACGCATCCTTGATTAAGAATTCATTGGTATCACATGCTATCCTTCAAAATGCCATTGTGTCCACGTATTCGAAGTGCAATAGCATTAGTGAATCATTTCGAGTTTTTAATGGAATGCAAGAAAGAGATATTGTTTCTTGGAATACAATGGTTTCTGCACTAGTACAGAATGGAATGGATGTTGAGGGATTGATGCTTGTGCACGAGATGCAATCTCAAAAATTTATGATTGATGGTGTAACTATCGCTGCTGTACTTTCTGCAGCATCAAATTTAAGAAATCTGGATATTGGAAAACAGACCCATGCTTACTTGATCAGGCAGAGAATTCAATTTGAAGGGATGAATACTTATCTAATAGATATGTATGCTAAATCTGGTATGATGAAAGCTGCACAAGCAGTGTTCAATATGAACTGCTCAAAGGATAGAGACCCAGCCATGTGGAATGCTATGATTTCAGCAAATACCCATAATGGGTTAATTGAGAAATCTTTTGCTGTCCTTAGGCAGATGCTTGAGCTGGATCTCACTCCAACTGCTGTCACATTGGCATCAATTCTCCCTGCATGCAGTCAGTCGGGAAGTTTAGCTCTGGGTAAGGCAATTCATGGTTTTGCTATTCGCAACTTTCTGGATGATAATGTCTTTGTGGGCTCTGCCCTGGTGGACATGTACTCAAAATCAGGTGCAATCCACTATGCAGAAAGTGTTTTTGAAAAGTCACCCAATAAAAATTCTATTACTTATACTAACATGATAGTGGGTTATGGCCAACATGGGATGGGTGACAAAGCTATCTTGCTTTTTAATGCCTGGAGGGGAAGTGGATTCCAACCTGACGGAGTTCCCTTCCTAGCAGCCTTGTCTGCATGCAGTTATTCAGGATTGATTACTGAAGGTCTTCAAATTTTTGAGTCAATGAGAGATCATGAGGTGCAGCCCTCTCTGGAGCACTATGCTTGTGTGGTGGACATGTTAGGACGAGTTGGTAGAGTGGTTGAAGCATACATGTTTGCTGATGAAATAGATGAGGAGTGTAATGTTCTGGGAATCTGGGGTTCACTTCTTGCTGCTTGTCGAAtacataaaaattttgaattgggAAAAGTTGTTGCTGACAAGTTGCTTGCCTTGGCCGGAGGAGATAAGACGACAGGTTACCATGTgctactttcaaatatttatgcAGCCGAAGGAAACTGGGAATATGTAAATAGGGTGAGAAGAGGAATGAGGGAAAAAGGTCTGACAAAAGAGGTAGGGTGCAGTTGGATTAACATTTCTGGTGTAGCACACTGTTTTGCATCTAAAGATGAAGCCCATCCTGTCTGCTGTGAGATATATGAAATGTTGGGGTATTTGAGCACCAATATGAAGGATGCTGGTTATAGTGCTTCTTTGAGATGGCAAGAAGTTTGGATCTCAGAATTTGGGGAGTGAATATTTATACTGTATTCAATGCAACAGGATCCCATAATTGGAAGAAAATTCATGTGATTATGCAGTCACCTGTTTGGGTTGGGCAGCATAAGGTATTGCCAAATAAGGTTTTTCAGAATTTGTGGTTTTCTCTGCAGAAAGGTATGCTGATACTTTTTTGACATTTATTAACATCAATCAGATAGACAAAGAGACTCGGAACGTATTGGCTACATTTTAGTCGTCCTCCATTTGCACGTGATTCTCACGTGTTTGTTGGTTAACAATTAACAATTGGACGAAAGAGTTCTGAGGGCGATTTTTTAATGCGGGGCTCGATGGACATTGGCAGCTTACCCACTTTGCCAGGCAACTTCGCACGTTTCTACCCACTCCCTCAgtgcttttcctttcttcattttttcattcatCTCCCTCTCCTCTTCatccttcttcttcctcttttattttgttttcttaatttttttggtcaaaattgccTTCTTTCGTTTACCCTTTCTGCTGTATGTAGAAGTATGTGATAAACGAGGACAAAGCTGAGATTCTTCTAAGCTTTTAGGTGGTATTCTTCTCTCTCCTCCAAACCCCAAAGTTCCGCCATCTGTTTCTTGCTTGGT
This portion of the Coffea eugenioides isolate CCC68of chromosome 11, Ceug_1.0, whole genome shotgun sequence genome encodes:
- the LOC113751222 gene encoding pentatricopeptide repeat-containing protein At3g22150, chloroplastic-like, with the protein product MYAELGCLADARRIFDHCLERNIEIWNSLIGGCVQNNCAIEALHLFLEALEAQDDVGVDDVTFLSALTATSQLQSLGFAQQLHASLIKNSLVSHAILQNAIVSTYSKCNSISESFRVFNGMQERDIVSWNTMVSALVQNGMDVEGLMLVHEMQSQKFMIDGVTIAAVLSAASNLRNLDIGKQTHAYLIRQRIQFEGMNTYLIDMYAKSGMMKAAQAVFNMNCSKDRDPAMWNAMISANTHNGLIEKSFAVLRQMLELDLTPTAVTLASILPACSQSGSLALGKAIHGFAIRNFLDDNVFVGSALVDMYSKSGAIHYAESVFEKSPNKNSITYTNMIVGYGQHGMGDKAILLFNAWRGSGFQPDGVPFLAALSACSYSGLITEGLQIFESMRDHEVQPSLEHYACVVDMLGRVGRVVEAYMFADEIDEECNVLGIWGSLLAACRIHKNFELGKVVADKLLALAGGDKTTGYHVLLSNIYAAEGNWEYVNRVRRGMREKGLTKEVGCSWINISGVAHCFASKDEAHPVCCEIYEMLGYLSTNMKDAGYSASLRWQEVWISEFGE